GACATATACTATACAAAGCCCGCTGACCACACTAAAACAAGCAGCTCCTACTGTGTTTAGAAAGGTGACTGGTGGCAAATGAGCATGAAGCCACTGTTTCCTTGCAGCCATGTCAAGTTCAATGGCAGTCATCTGGAAATATGTACCAATAATAGCGAACACGTGGAAGAGCTGATGACTGTGACCTGTGAAGGATGCATAAATGAGCCATAGATTATATTTAATAGAGTTTACTGTAGTTTTAAAGCTTCACTCCCAATGTTACATAATCTGAATTTATGATGTTTAGTTAAAAGTGGATCCAGAAATCTGTAGTTGTACCTATGTAGTCAAAACTGCCAGGAGCCAGTCGTTCGGGCAGGTGTGTGGCAAAAAGAAAGCCAGTGAAGAAAGCCAATGATGTGTGCTGATAGTGAACCGTATTGGCCTCATTAAAAGTGCAACCTTCACCAGCGCACACAAAGATCTACAAGAGAAGACAAGAAGTCCAATTGAAAGTGCTCCTATTTTGTTGTTATCTTCATGTGTGTAATGTAACTGTTTACATAAAAGATCTGCTTAAAGTGGCTGTTTTAAAAAGGGCCCTGAAATTAAACATAAGCATATACTTCCACTTCCTTTTACTATAAGTTGTTGTACTAAAAATTATAATTGTGAGACCAAAATTTCCCAACATGACTATTGTAATCCTTTGAATTTGAAGCCCAACTCTGTGCAGTTGCTACCAAACCAATAGCACACAATCATAAAATACACCCTGTTTCATGGcatcaaataaaagcaaatatattagaaaaataaacactttataacATGTACAGCAGCCTAGTGATGGGAGATAAAAGTGTAGAAACAATTGAAGCAATAGCTCTGCAAAATGATTCACTCTAAAGGTTCTAAACAATACATGCTAGAGATACCTGCTGGTCAAGACCAAGTAaatgcaacaacaacaagaaaaaataGACTGAaaacataaattacattttttaaacacaccGCAAATGTTAAATTGAAGGAAAAACTATCAAATGCACTTGGATTGTAatctaatataattaattattaagtgTCTGCATAATATACATTCTTTTATCAATTTCAAGGCTTATGTTGTTTGACATAGACCGATTGTGAGCAGATTGCCCCAGCATTTAATGTTTTGAAACGGTAATGATTTCTGCAGCCAGCCACAAGGGGGCGATCAAAGCGTtggtttttttatcattattcttttttttattattgcttgaACTGACAATTTAAGAACATCAGAAGTCTAAGTGATCACAGACAGATCTTAAAAAGGTCAATAATATACATagtcataagaaaaaatataatcacatACAAATGCAAATAACATACCAGTAGACAGAAAgaggaaaaatgtaaataataataataataatatggtattaataataataataataataataataataatactaaaaatactaaattaaacaaaatttaaaaaataaatgaaattacaatGGCATAAAAACACATAGCCATAAGAAAAGCAACTAAAATTGAGGATCTTCGTTAAATACATCTGTATAATATTTCAGGAATATTAGggttttttattcttaataagaTGAAGCGATTTTAGGAGGGAGTTcaattttattctaaaatgagcAAGggatgaacattttaaaatgtatttattttgcctTGATGGAAATGTAAAAACCAGGTTCTATTCCAGACTATTTCCTCAACCAAGGACCGCCAGTAAAACTTCTAGAACAAATTTTCCTTTTAATTGAAAAATTTGACACACAAACCTGTTACATTTCTTATCTAACAGACTAACACCTTCTAAAAGCAAAGGAGAATGAATACTCACTGAGCTCCTTGGGTTAAATCTACAGTGACTTTAAACTAGGTGAAGTTAACTGGGTGATATTGCTTTAACCACTTTATTCAATTCTTTAGGAGTTGGGAAACTGTGGTATGTTATAAATTGTCCATACGAAGAAATATTTCCTGCATCATCATACAAGCAAAGGatacaattaatattatttgGAAACCTCGATCAAAGTGTTGTGGTTTCACCTTGGATGTACATGGCACGCATTTGCATTACTCCAGCCTATGGTCCTCACTGGCTGTCCACAAACAGTGTGTACAATGACCCTCAAACACTGCTGAGGCCTGGACgagtttggtttgtgtttttaatatgttGAGAAGGTCTTGTTTTCAGGACTTGCACTTCAAAAAGGATAATAACTCAAGCTCAAATTGATAAGCCACAACAGCAGCCATTGCTGCTCTTTGGAACACACTGTATACAAGTGTCTGCATGATACtgggaaaaaaaaactgtgatattttgtttttctgcttttTATATTACAATATGAAAAACAATTCACCAGATGGCTTTAAAAGATAtatttggaaagaaatcattACTTTAGAATGATTGGAGTGATTGTTTAGGGGAGCAAATGTGCATACAATAtaaaaaacagtgctttatgtttttttaaacactaaaatGAGGGTGATCAGCTCTGGAAATAAAGTTGATGTGTTTAAGTCTTCAAAAAGGAAGATGGCAGAGGCTGACAACACCACAAGCAACTGAAAGCAATAAATGAATACTAGAATGAGCAATTTCAGTAAAAGTGTGAAGCTATATTATCTTAATATGCtgctataaatattaatatgctGAAAAAATAGGGAAGGCAGGATAGGCAAACCTAAAATTTCtgcttttcattttattgtaGGACATCTAACGCATGCCTCACAAATATGGCTTTTGTGGTCAAGTTAAATCAAAGAGGTAACGGGACTAAAtgaatcaatttaatttaaaatttctaataattattttacaatctTGGATGGGTCCAAATCTGCAACAGGAGACCTCCGGAATGAAATTAGAGACTTTAAAAAAGTCATAACaggcactttaaaataatgactgtttAATACAGTTTAAATACAGCTAAAGCAATgcgcagcaaaacaaaatcagAAATGAGCCAAAACACTTACTCTGTAAAAGAGGGGGATGTTATCGAAGAGATATGGATAAACAAACGCAATTATCCGGAGACATTTACAAAGCTTCTGATCCAATTTCCCAGAAGGTCTAAAAGAGAATGACAATAGTTTATTtacttgaaaattatttttacaatcaagattaaaatgctaaataataaataCCTTTTAATGCTGTGGCAATTATACTCAAAAAATGGTAAACCaagtctaaaaacaaacaaatcaaatgctTCATTAAGACATTTttgcacaataaaacaaaatctaaatccAAAATAGTCATAGTGGAATTATAGGTTTTATTGATCACCTATCATACCTTGAGTAGCAGGCAAGAGCAGTggagataacagagttgacaacagCTACAGGAACATAGTATAAGTGAAATGGGCCATTAACCCATTTATCTGGAAATGAGTAAGAAGAGTAGATGATGGCAGAACCTGTTGGTGATCAAACACACAAATTAAAGGTTAAATGGACAGTTCAAACCCcaaaatgttcatttgtttaccatttactcattctcaagtGGTCATAGAGctttttctgtaaaaacaaaagACTCCATTTTGGAAACTGTTGGAAAATAGTAGAagctgacatccatagtagaaaaacaataacatggaagtcaatgaaaaatctttgcaatctcttcttttgtgttcaagtaaAGACAGAATCCCCAAGCAGGTATAAACGATTACAAAatgtccatttttgggtgaaccatcccattAATATACAAAAGTCGTACATAATCGGAAACTTTATTTTACTCTGTAGCTTTGTTTGCGTCATATACAAACCAAGGCTGTAGAAGCTGAGTGCTCCATAATCAAAGAAGAAGCAGATGTGCCTGGCCCGTTCAGACATGGTGCTGAAGGTGTGAGCGCAGCTGGAAGCCAGTGGATACACACAGCATGACAGCAGGAACACCAGGAAAGGCCACGTGAAAGGATCCCGCCAGTCCTCCTGCACTAGCACCACCGTCAGCAGTTTCCACAAGAAAAACCTTGCAAAGAAAAAAACCCATTACTTCACACTTTACAATTAAAATTTGCAAGCAGTAGCAGACGCTCTTCTTGCACTTgcaataaacaaacatacaaaaacgaTAATGGTGCAAATATGCACTGCGTAGGGTTTTATATCTCTGAAGTAGATATAATGTTTTGCATCTCTGAATTAAATATAACCAAAACGAAGAGATGTGAAATTTGATGTCCACATCAAATTATAAGGGATTTTATAGACATAAAAAGGATATTAAACAGAAGGAcgtctaaataaaaaaatagaaataaaatgtctATATATGGGTGAAAGGATTTGTATGTAAGTGTAACCCTTGTTTGTGTAGCATGTGATTATACTACATTTTTCTattgtaaaatgattaaaatccTAAAAATGAGTAAAAACCCAGTGGTTTGAAAGATTctaacaaaataaaatcacaattaatTCAAATTTTGGGCCTGATTAAATATGTTGTGAAGTGATTCATATCTAAATAGGCTTGACATCTTATTTGGGTATACATAATCTATAGCTAAATAACATTTTAGAggtttgtttttctttaaatcaTGATAAAActgcatatataatatataaaacatgtatatttcaaaataaaatggaATGAGGTAACAATTAAGCAGATATTTGAACACTTGCAGTTATTATTATGCAAAATTTTGTCTTGATTTTAAAACTAACAAAATgtaactatatttaaaaaaaagatcttaaaaaAAGAACCTACCATGTAGGCAGAAAATGAGTCCAAATATTGAGGGTTTCATTTGTTAGCTGGAAAAGACTTAGCACGCAGTCTTTGGCAGAGCTGCATGGGTGGCGATACCCTGAAATGATGCCATCTTCATGGAAGACCTATAATGAGATAGAAATGAGATAATAATATAGAAGAGATGAGGCCAACCATCTGAGATCTTTGAGGACAATAAACActgaacatgtattattattaggtGTAAATTTTATTGTGCTGTATAACTGCAGGTAACTACGTTTATATACTGCCAATTCTTTAAACAACTCCATAACTTTCctaattttgactgtaatgtaatgatgtccagcttttgtgaagctgctttggaaaGATaactattgtgaaaagtgctgtaCAATTGGAATTGGATTGATTAAAAGAGATAAATTCAATTTGAATTTGTCAGTTAAATGCCTGTAACACAAATGCCTGTATCACATTTCTTTGCAAATTACTTACCAGTCTGCATTAATGAAACTTACTTTTGGAACCTGGTTGATGGTGAACACTTGAGGTAGCTTGATGAGATTGAGCATATTAGAAGACACAGAAATCACAAGGTGGAGAGACCATCTGCCACATAAAGAGCTCCCTGACTGCTTCTTTTGAAGTCTTCTTTGCAACAGCGTTCTCCTTAATTATGGTATCtcccagtccagtcaccagatcaGGATGGTTCTATAAACCTCTCCCTAAGACCGCACACAAGAGATAAAAATTTCAAGATGACAATTCGAAACCATAAATattgtaaaacacattaaaacttcTTAAAATGCAAGCACAAGTTGCTGTTTAATTGTGTTGTTTAGGATACGAGGAGGAACTAAATCTCTCCAATAGGTGCTGTGAGCAGCAGAGCTATAGATAGGGTTATAATCGTAGTCATAAACCTTTTGACCGCAATTTCACCTgcttaaataaacacatatttaatCATTAAACTTCCATTATGCTCATATTTATTCTTACTGAAGAATGACTACCTGAAAATCGGCATCTCTGCCTCAAGTTCAAAAATGGTAGATGATCATTAATCTAAAGATGAAGAGTTGAGCTGAGGAGAAAAAAGTGGCACATGTCCTTACCGCTTAATTGTACAGTAACTCGATACGTTTGTTGTTAAGTAGTCAAGCTTTCAGTTAGTTAATCATTGTTTAACAGACAGTGGAGAgatgtgtaaaaaaataacatgacTTGTGCACCGGAAATTATTTTGTGTACTTGTATACATACaaggtacagttgaaatcagaattattcaaccccctttgaatttttttttcttttttaaatatttcctaaattatgtttaccagagcagggacaatttcacagtatgtctgataatatttttttcttctggagaaagtcttatttgttttatttgggctagaataaaagcagtttttaatttttttaaaaaccattttaaggtcaaaattattagcctctttcagCTGAATtttatttgatagtctacaaaacaacgcatcattatacaataacttgcctaattaccctaacctgcctagttaacctaattaagccttgaatgtcactttaagctgaatactgtgtattgaaaaatatctagtcaaatattatttactgtcatcatggcaaagataaaataaatcagttattagaaatgagttattaaaactattatgtttagaaatgtgttgaaaaaatcttctctccgttaaacagaaattagggaaaaaataaacaggggggcaaataattcaggggttttaataattctgacttcaactgtaaaatatCTGCATATAATTAATACAACAAAAGTATTCATTATAAAAAACACTAAAGAGGACAGGTGAAAGTACATCACCTGCATTGTACAATATCAATCATTTATTGGTGAACAATGAGGtacaattttgttacatttagCAACAACAGTACAATAGAATCACACTAAATCTGACACAAAATTGTcaaacatgaaacaaaaatattagctAATGAATTGAACCATCATACACTTTATCAAAATGTGGAAGCTGTGATTGTTTTTAACAATCACAATACACATAGCATAAAATGTATCATATTAACACAAATCatttcaaaaaagtaaaataaatcaacaatgcTCAATAAATGTTACTCATCACCTGCACTGTGAAATGTCATTTAATTAACAATGAGGTGCATTTTTGTTGTACTTGGCAACCACAAAACTATGAATATATTTAAGTAAGCCTAacataaaaatggcaaaaaaaaaaaaaaaaaaaaaaaaaaaacaggtacacgttttcttctttgtttcaggcacaaaaaaaacaacaacaaatcataTACTCAATTACATGGTGAAACTGAAACTATTGTTTATAGCATATTGATTTCAAAAATTAGTTTGATTAACGTATGATAAAACATGTGAGGACAATTCAGACCAGAAAAAACTACTgtctaattataaaaaatatatattatttctgtgCAAACACCCTATTGTACATTTGAAGTAAAGCTCATTTCTCACAACGAACAGCACGTGGCCTAATTTCACACTGAAAATGCCAGGTAAAGTAGCCTACTTATTCAGGTAATCATGCGATCTACACCGcgattaaaatgataataaatcagATCATTATTCcatcaaatatacattttaataaaacacaattaatttctCAAAAACAGTAGCATAGATGCAGCTCAAGTGTGTTTGTTGGCACACTTACCGTCATATGGAGATGTGGTTTCGACGTTCAGTGTATGAACTGAATAAACAACATACAGTGAATGTTTGAGTTTTCCCTCTTGACACACAGAGTGGCGAGTGGGAGGAAAACATGCCTTTCTTTGTTTTCGTTGTCAGCTGTAAGTCCCTGCtcttctgtgattggtcagcacACACATCCTGAACGCGCCGTATCCAAGACGCTCAAATCTCCCACTGCAGAGTGGTCTTCCCCTGCAAGTGTTTTTATCtgatattttttcaaaaaattgtTAGAAACTGCTGTCagtgattatattttattattgaattaatttTCATGATCCGAAAATGAAGAAAGCATATAAATTGATAGAAAGATATGGTTGTTTCTGTAGGATATACTGTTATTACATCAAGCTCttataataatttagtttgtCCTGCGACTTTGATCAACATGCAGTAAAGGTTAGTAAAGCACTTATTTTCACTGCACCAACAACAGAATTTGTATTATTTGACTAGGATTTGAGTATCCAAAATAGCGAAAGTGTccgttatttacatttttattgatgaatatttacaaattattGAATTTTGAGGTAAAATCCAGGAAGTAGGTAAGTGTACACTCGAAAAAAAGAATGCAGATCCACTATgattcatgttatcccaacacttGGGAAGTTTCACATACACAAGGCAATGTCTAGTACCCccttctttcatttttttctgtaaagattttaaaatattttataattctttgaCCTCAATTACAAACAAGAAGGCTATAAAAACATCTCTAATAATGAAAAAATCATCTGTACAATCTAATAAATTTAATATGATGGATCccccaatatatttatatacagttgaagtcataattattagcccccctgaattattagcccccctgtttatttgttccCCAATCTCTgattaacagagagcagatttttttaaacacatttttaaacataatagttttaataactcatttctaataactgatttattttatttttgccatgatgacagtaaataatattttaccagatatttttcatgacacttctatacagcttaaagtgacatttaaaggcttaactaagttaattaggttaactaggcaggttagggtaattaggcaagttattgtataatgatgatttgactatcgaaaaaaatagcttagaggggctaataatttagaccttttattctagctgaaataaaacaaatacgactttatccagaggaaaaaatattatcagacatactgtgaaaatttccttgctctgttaaacatcatttggaaaaaatgtaacaaagaaaaacaaat
The window above is part of the Danio aesculapii chromosome 18, fDanAes4.1, whole genome shotgun sequence genome. Proteins encoded here:
- the paqr5a gene encoding membrane progestin receptor gamma-A, producing the protein MLNLIKLPQVFTINQVPKVFHEDGIISGYRHPCSSAKDCVLSLFQLTNETLNIWTHFLPTWFFLWKLLTVVLVQEDWRDPFTWPFLVFLLSCCVYPLASSCAHTFSTMSERARHICFFFDYGALSFYSLGSAIIYSSYSFPDKWVNGPFHLYYVPVAVVNSVISTALACYSRLGLPFFEYNCHSIKRPSGKLDQKLCKCLRIIAFVYPYLFDNIPLFYRIFVCAGEGCTFNEANTVHYQHTSLAFFTGFLFATHLPERLAPGSFDYIGHSHQLFHVFAIIGTYFQMTAIELDMAARKQWLHAHLPPVTFLNTVGAACFSVVSGLCIVYVFSLALFSTRGVKNKSF